From Aliamphritea hakodatensis:
GAGCTCTTCAGCCAGATGAGAGGGTGTCAGATGGCCGCTGAGCCGGGCCAGTTCGTCGACGTCATCGGTAAACGAGACATCGACAATCAGCAGGTCCGGCCGGCGCTCACTGAGGATCGGCCAGAGCCGGTCATTAATGCCGTTATCGCCACTGAAAGCAAAGCTGGTGGCGGCATTGCTCAGCAGGTAACCAACCGTGGGGGTCGGGTGCTCTGCCGGTAATACTTCAACGGATTTGTTTTCCAGCTGAAGGGTATCGCCAACGCTGAGCGGGTGCAGACGCAGAATTGGATTCTTTTCCGGCAGGCAGGTGTAGTCCGGCCAGATGATCCAGTTGAAAATATGGTTTTGCAGGGCGCTGATAACCTCCGGCAGGGCGTAAACATCCACGGGTGCCTGATGCTGATCGAAAATGGTTGCCAGCATCAGCGGCAGGCCGGTGATATGGTCAACATGGGCATGGGTAATCAGAACCGTCCGGATTTGCAGCATATGCTCAAGGGTCAGGGACTCAACACCGGTACCGGCATCCAGCAACAGGGTATCGTCGACCAGAAACGTGGTTGTTTTGAGTCCTTTTCCGATGCCGCCGCTGCAACCGAGGATATCGAGCTTCATCTGATCACCTGTTCCTGACTGGCCGGTCTGATAGTCCCTGCCGGCAAAGACGCCCGGCAGATGAATACACTAACGATACAAAATATTGAGTCACAATACTATGCAACATACACCCGGAAATACCCGCTATGACAATACCTGCTTTACAGGGGAGTAGTACCAGTGATTAAGGGATTCAGTGTCGGCCAGCGGCTGGTGCGCAGCGGTCTGGGGATCTTACTTACCCTGTTGATGCTGGTGCCGCTGATTCAGGATAGCCGCCCGGTCTTGCTGGAGCGCTTTGAATCGGATCTGTACGACCTGAGGTTACGGCAGTTTCTGGCGGATGATCAGGACCCGCGCATCGTCATTGTAGACATTGATGAAGCCAGCCTGGCTGAACAGGGGCGCTGGCCCTGGGGCCGGGCGACACTGGCGAAGCTGTTAAATAAGCTGTTTGATGAATACGGGGTGGCGATTGTCGGTTTCGATATGTTGTTTGCTGAAGCCGACCGTAATGTGCCGTTTGAAGCGTTGCAGCAGTGGCTCGATAGCCGGCCGGCAACTGCGGGCAGCGAACTCAGCACCCAGCTGGACAGCCTGAATCCGGACCGGCAGTTTGCCGCTGCACTGGAAGACCGGCCAGTAGTGCTGGGCTATGTGTTTGATCGCAGCACACAGCAGCTGCAAGTGGGAGATCCGGGTAGCCCGGTGGTGGGTGCCGGCCAGTTGCAAGGCATTCCGGTACCCCGTGCCAGTGGTGTGGTGGCCAGTCTGGATGCGTTTCAGGCCACGGGTATCCGCAATGGCTTTATTGATAACCCCCGGGTAGATGCCGACGGGGTATACCGCCGGGTGCCGTTGTTGCAGGAATACCAGTCGCAGTACTATCCGTCTCTCGCGCTGGCTATGATTCTCGCCCTGTTTGAAGAAGATCAGGTAATACCGGTAACAGAAAGTGACGGGAGCGATTCTGTGTTGGTGGCGGTGGATGCCGCGGGGATCAGCATTCCGGTAGATAACGGTGGTGCTGTGCTGGTGCCGTACCGGGGCCGGCAGGGAAGTTTCCCTTACGTATCGGCGACGGATGTTATCAACGGCCGCGCCAGTGCTGATGTACTGGAAGGAGCCATCGTGCTGGTGGGAACCAGTGCCGCCGGGCTGCTGGATTTACGGGTCACGCCTGTCGGCAGCCGTTATGCCGGTGTTGAGGTACATGCCAATATCATTGCCGGCATTCTGGATGAGCAGATCAACCACCGGCCAGATTACACCTTAGGCGTTGAGTTGCTGCAGGTATTGCTCAGCGGTTTACTGCTCTCGTTGCTGATTCCCCGTACGTCTGTGCTGGTTTCAGGCTTGCTGGCCCTGGTCTGGGTGGGCATGTTAAGCGGGTTTAATCTGTATGCCTGGCAGGCATTACAGTGGGTGATACCCCTGGGCTATAGCCTGTTTCTGGTGGTGTTGCTGTATCTGTTTTTACAGATCACGGGCTATTTCTTTGAAACCCGGAATATCCGCAAGCTGGAAGGTCAGTTCGGCCAGTATATTCCGCCGGAAGTGGTGGCCGAGCTGAGTGCGCAGGGTGATGCGGTACAGCTATCCGGTGAAAGCCGGGAGATGACCGTGTTTTTCTCGGATATCCGCGATTTTACCAGCCTTTCGGAACAGCTATCGCCCCAGCAGCTGACCCGGATGATGAATATATACCTGACCTCCATGACCGCAAAAATTCACCAGCGGCGCGGTACCGTTGATAAATACATCGGTGATGCGGTGATGGCCTTCTGGGGTGCGCCTCTGGAGGATGCTTCCCATGCACGGCACAGCCTGCAGGCGGCGATGGACATGCTGGCCGTGCTGCCGGAGCTGAACCGGCAACTGGTGGCAGAAGGTTTGCCGGAAGTCTCTGTGGGCATGGGCATTAACACCGGACAGATGAATGTCGGGAACATGGGCTCCAGTTTCCGGATGGCCTATACCGTCATGGGGGATGCGGTGAATCTGGCGTCCCGGCTGGAAGGGCTGACGAAGTTTTATAACTGCCCGCTGTTAGTCAGTGATGAAACCGCTAACAGCGTGCCTGAGTACGGTTTTCGTTATATCGACCGGGTCAGGGTAAAAGGCCGTTTTGAGCCGGTGGATCTGTACCAGCCGGTGGGCAAGCGTTCAGAGCTGACGCCGGTGCAACTGACCGGCATTGATGACTTTTCTGCCGGGGTGCGGACGTATCAGCAACAGCGCTGGGACGAGGCCGACGCCGCTTTCCGCCGGTATCTGCGGTCTGATAAGGATGATTACTGTGCACAGATGTATTTACTGCGCATCGCCGAAAGCCGTGAAGCCGGCCAGCAGCCGTGGGACGGGATTTACTGCCACCGGCAAAAATAGACGGCGGGCTGTTCTTCTGAACGGCCTGGTTAACCGTTCAGACCCGGCAGTGCGCTGATATCAAAATCATCGATTTGCCGGGGCGACATATGCTTTTCGGCATAGGCTCTGTAAGTACCGCTTTCAACAAAGAGTTTAAACAGCTGCGGATCAAGATGACCGTCCTGAACCATATGGCCGAGGATGTTCATCGCTTTGGAAAGCAACATGCCTTTCTTATAGGGGCGGTCCGGTGAGGTGAGAGCTTCAAACACGTCGGCAATGCACATGATCCGGGCCCTTAATGACAACTGGTCACCGGTCAGGCCACGGGGGTACCCGCTACCATTCATGTGTTCATGGTGGCTGCAGGCGATTTCCGGCACTTCAGCCAGCTGCCGCGGGTATTTGAGGGACTCCAGCATGTCGATGGAGACCTTGATGTGATCACGCATTACCTGACGTTCATCTTCCGTCAGTGTGCCGCGGCTGATACACAGGTTACTGATCTCGTCTTCAGTCAGCAGGCAGTGTATGCCGTCTTCATCTTCCCAGCGAAGTTCGCCGATTGCTTTAATCCGCAGCTGGTCAGCTTCAGATATGAATTCTTTACCGGTATTCGCTGAGCGCAGAAACGCCAGATCATCACTGAGTTGCGCCAACTGCTGATCCAGTGCTTGCTGCTGGGCGGTGTTCTGATCAGAAAATTCAGCGGTTTGCTGCAGGAAACTGAGGCGCAAGTGTTGCCGGTAGATTTTAAACCGGCTGCTGATCAGCTCGATCCTGTCGAACATGGTGTGCAGCTTGGTGGCTTTGTCGATGATGTATTCAGGCGTGGTGATTTTGCCACAATCGTGGAGCCAGGCAGCAATCCGTAGTTCGTACAGTTCTTGCTCGCTGAAGTGTGTATCTGCAAATGATCCCTGTTGGCTGCTGTTAATCGCATCGGCCAGCAGCATGGCGATTTCCGGCACCTGTTCGCAGTGTTTGCCCGTCACCGGAGACTTATGGTCAATGGCCCGGCCAATCAGTTTAATAAAGGATTCGAATAATTCCCGCTGGGCATTGATCAGACGCCGTTTGGTCAGCACCGTTGCTGCCAGTGAGGCAAGGGACTGAACCAGTTCAAGGTGGGTCTGATCGAATTCAATGATGTTGCCATCTTCATCCAGGGCATTGATCAGTTGCAAAACACCGATGGTGACGTTCTCATGGTCATTCAGCGGGACACACAGGAACGACTTTGAGTGATAGCTCAGCTGTTTGTCAAAATTACGGGTGCCGGAAAAATCATATTCAGTACAGCTGTAGGCATCCGGAATATTGATGGTCTGTTTGGACACAAAGGTCTGTACGGCAACCAGCTTCGACGCCTGCTGGCGGGAATTGTAAATTTCGATGGTGGGGAAGTTGCTCGGTTTACCGTGAATGCCCAGGGAACGGTTATGCAGAATGGCAATGTTCAGGTCATTATCACTGTGCTCGTCAATGGTATAAAGGGTACCACCGTCGGCATTGGTGAGGCTCATGCAGCCAAGAATAATACGGTCCAGCAGACGCACATGGTCAGTTTCTGAGGTCAGGGCACCGGTCAGGTCTGCTAAGTGTCCGATAATTTCCTGGGTCGAAAGATGGCTCATAAGTAGGGCGTCCGGGCTGGTTAACCAGCAACTTTGTTATTCGTCAGGCTGTTCTGCATGGCACAGATCTGTATCGCCTGCTGTTTTGTATGATTGTCTTTCAGATAGCGGATTGCAAATACGTCGCCGGGAACCGGTTTACCGTAATAGTATCCCTGACCGTAGTCGCAGCCTTCCTGGCTGATGAAGCGGTTCTGTTCGGCGGTTTCTATACCTTCGGCCACTACCTGCAGATCCAGGCTGCGGGCGATTGAAATAATGCCCCGTGCCAGCTTCTGATCCTGCTTATTGTCTACGATATTGGCAATGAAACTGCGGTCTATCTTTAGGGTGTCAAAAGAATATTTTTTCAGATAGCTCAGCGATGAATAGCCGGTACCGAAATCATCCAGAGAGGTACGCACCCCCAGTTCCTGAATGGTACGGATGGTTTTAACCGCCCGGTGTTCATCTTCAATCAGTACGCCTTCGGTTATTTCAACTTCGAGGTATTGCGCAGGAAGCTGATAGCAGTCGAGTAATTCTGCAAGGTAACCGGCGAACTGATCGTCTTTAAACTGGATGGGTGAAATGTTAACGGCGATACGGAAATCGGCCGGATACTGTTTATGCCAGCGGCTGGCCTGCCGGATGGCACTGCGCAGGACAAAGCTGCCGATCTGCATAATCTGTCCGGTCTGTTCGGCCACATGGATAAACTGGTCGGGCCGGACATTACCCAGCACCGGGCTGAACCAGCGAAGCAGGGCTTCAGCGCCAACGGTTACGCCTGTTTTGGTGCAGATCAGTGGCTGGTAGTGAAGCATCAGTTCATCGTTTTCCAGCGCATCAGCCAGATGGGTTTCCAGCAGGTAGCGCTGATTTATCAGTGCTTCGGTTGCCTCGCTGAAGAAGCCGTAGCTAAGTTTATCTTCCTTACTGGCTGCCATTGCTGCACTGGCTTTCTGGATCAGCGCCGCTGCTTCCAGGCCATCATGGGGTGCCATTGCGATCCCGATACTGGCACTGACGGTTATCGAATGGCCGTGGATGTTATAAACGTTCTGGCTGAGCTTGCTGATCTTATGTGCCAGCGCCAGTGCCTGTTCCTTTAAATCCTGACAGACGGTTTGCCCGGGTTTCTGTGGCTGGCTGACGATGACAAACTCATCACCGATGATGCGGGCTGCAAACTGGTGATGTTCAAGCGTGCTCTGGATACGCCGGGCCAGCTCGCGCAGAACCCTATCGCCAATGACGTGACCATAACTGTTGTTAATGGATTTGAAATTCGTCAGGCTGAGATATAACACCGCGATGCCTGAGCGAGTCGGGTTAAGCTGTTCCAGCTGGGCTTCCAGGCTGTGCATCAGTGCGCTGCGTTTAGCCAGGCCGGTGAGGGCGTCATACTGCTGGTTGTATTGCAGGGTGTGCTCACTGGCATTGCGCCGGTCAATTTCTTTACTGAGCTTCAGGTTCAGCGCTTCCAGCTCCTGTGTGCGTTCAGTAATGCGTGCCTCAAGTTGCAGGTTTGCCAGCTCGAAACTGTGTTTTTCGAAAATAATCCGCAAATCCGTTTCAATGGTTTCACGAAAGCGATCCAGCAGGCTGAGCGCCTGCGGGGTATAGCAGTTCTCTTTATTGTCGAGCATACAGATGGTGCCGAAGGGGGACCCGTCCGGCCAGTTTAGCGGCAGGCCACAATACGAAATCATCCCCAGGGCGATGTCCGGGTTTTGCTTCCAGTCATGGTTCACTAGCGCGTTGGGGATCAGCAACTGCGATTGGTCGGCGACCACTGTTTCGCAATACAGGCCCTGACCCAGAGGCTCAGTCATGCCGCGGCCATAAGGGTTATTGCTGGATTCGCTGGTGGCAAAGACCTGAATGCTGTCGTGGCTGATCCGCATAATCAGCGCCGCCGGAATACTGGCCAGTTCGGCAATAATATTTACGGTCTGCTGCCATCCCTGAAAGATCTCATCAGATACCTTCAGTTGTTCACTTTTTGTTTGCATCGATACAGTCCGGCTCCTTCAGACCTCACACAGTACCTGCATTAGTAGCAGACTCCGCCGGGATGGAGAAGTGAAGACAATCGCCGTATATCTCATATTGGTTATACGCAGAAAAAACAGAACTGTCGTTTAAATGAAGGGCCTGAACCTGCAGAACCTGCTTGTTAAGGCTGAGGCTGAAAGGCACAGGGGCAAAGGCCTGATCCTGTCGCAGGTGATACGGGGAGCCGGTTGGATGATAGCCGGTGCAAATGTTTAAGGCTTGTTGCGATTGCCTGTTACAGGGTGGCCTGAGCCGCAGTGTTAAGCGAGCAGTGAATACTGATATGGAGTCCGGCATTGTGGTGAACATGGACAGATCTTCTTCAGCGGCGCACTCAGTGAGCAGAAAAAAATATGATTCCTTTCATTATTTATCATTAATAGAATATTTGTTTTATTTTCATATATTTAGATTAAATATTACAAAATGTAAGATTTTTGTCATTCTTACGTCATACATCTTTTCTATATTTTGCCATTGCACACGTGTGCATCGGGTGTTAACTTGATCTGGTAGCTTTGCTAAAAAAGCCTTCTTATGAGGGTCTGAAAACCAGCCAAAACCCGGCCTGTGGCGGGGTTAACTGGGCTCCGGAACAACAATAAACAAGTGGAGATGTTTACAATGGTTACGAAAAAACTGGCACTGGGCCTCAGGGCAGGCGCGGTGGCACTGGCAGTATCAGTGGCGACGGCTGCCATGGCTAAAGATGTCACCATCAGCGTGTGGGCCGGCGGCTCGAATCAGGCTGATTCATACCGTACAGAGGCGATTGAGATCGCCGCAGATATTCTGGAACGGGAAGCAAAAATTCAGGGCGAAGAACTGAATATTACCGTTGAAGGCAAGCTGTTTAACGATGGCTGGGAAAACTTCAAACAGGCGGTGACTCTGGCGGGCGAATCCGGCACTGCGCCGAATATCATTGTAACGTCCCATGCGGACATTGCGCCCTGGTCGCAGGCGGGTCTGATCCGGCCGATTGAAGATTATATCGACCAGGATGCCTGGCCGGTTAATCAGGTATATGACAACCTGATTGAAATCGCGTCTTATAACGGCCAATTGTGGGGCATGCCTCAGGATGCTGAATCCCGGCCATTCTTTTTCTGGCGTCCGCACATGAAAGCAATCGGCTACAGTGATGCCGAAATCGATGCCCTACCTGAAAAGGTAAAGAGCGGTGAATACACTCTGTATAACGTCATTGAAGATGCCAAAAAGATTCAGGACAAAGGCCTGGTCGAAAAGGGTAAGGGCTTTTCACCACGGGTTTCAAACGGCCCGGATTACTGGCAGTTTTACCAGAGCTTCGGCGGTCAGCTGAAAGATGCCCAGACCGGTCAGCTGATTTTTGACAAGCAGGCCATGACGGAGATGTATCAGTTCTTCGTTGATGCTGCTGAAATGGGGGTAACCTCCAAAACCCATCTGGGTGCCGACTGGAACCAGTGGTATTCCGAAGTGGCTAACGGCAAGGCGGCAACCTGGCACGGTGGCACCTGGCACTATAAGCGCTATACCGGTAAGGAAGGGCTGGATGATTTCTTTGGCAATATCCAGTTTACCCTGATCCCGAGCGGTAACGATAAAGGCCGCGCCAATACGATAACCCATCCGCTGGTGTATCTGATTTCCAATACTGGCACCGATGATGATGCCGCCATTGCTGCCCAGTTAATTGCCATAGCATCAGAACCCCGTCTTAACTCGCTGCACGCCATCAAATCTGCCCACCTGGGCATTGGTTCAGAGCAGGCGAATGTTGATCTCTATGCGAACGATCAGTGGGCCACTGAGGCCACCGAACGGCTCCTGGTGAATGCCAATGCAATGCCGAATCACACTGAGTTTGGTCAGTACTGGCAGATCATGTTCAAAGGGCTTGAGTCCGCCTGGACCGGCCAGAAGAGCGTTGCCGATGCCGTCAGCGGTGTTGAATCTGAACTGGCGTCTGCCCTGGGTGACAACATTCAGATCCGCTAAGGGTCCGGGGGCCGGTGGCTGACACCGGCTCCTTATCTCCGGTTGCCGGTACCGCCGGCACAATGAAAGAGCAGTTCATAGGAAATTTGTATGCGCCAACGCATTGGCCTGCTGGGTCTGGGCTTTATGACGCCCGCGCTGGTAATGGTTCTGGTGTTTTTTCTGATACCCGTGGTGATGACCGCCGTCTTCGGTTTTACCAATATGGGAACCGCGACCGGCATTTCCGGCGGCGAATATCTGTTAACACCCAAAATCGTTAAGCAGCTGGAAATCCGTGGAGAGTTTGATAAGCAGTCTCTTACGGCTCTGAGCAGTAACCGTTATCAGGTTACCGAAGAGGGATTGACCAGGGCCGCCGGTGCCGGTCTGAAATCTGCCTATATTCAGGGGCTCCGTGACACCTTGCTGGGCCGTGAATATCACAGTAAGCGGGATTTTGAGCGGGCCCTTAAAAAAGTAAAAGACCGTCCCCGCAAGGTACGCGAGCTTAAAAAGTCTGCTGAATATTTCAGCCAGTCGATACTGAACCGCCGTTACCTGACAGAAAACGAATTTAAAACAGCCGTTACTGAAACAGGTATACAGCTGAGCGCAACTGAACTTGAACAGGTGCTGAGTGCCAGTTATACCGGCTGGATCTGGACCACAGACAACTTTACCAGCATGTTCAGCAAACCGGACACCTGGGTGGTGGCGTTCAATACGCTGGTTTACGTGTTACTGGTGCTGGCATTTAATATTGGCTTTGGCCTGTTTCTGGCCCTGACAACCTTCTATCTGCCATCCGGTCAGTCGGCGTTTTTCCGGGCTGTGTGGCTGTTACCACGGATTTCGCCGCCGGTACTCTATGTGCTGCTGTGGAAGTGGCTCACCTGGGATACCGGTTTTATTTCCACGGTGCTGGGCTGGTTTGGGGTGCCTGCGTTCAACTACATGCTGGGGTCGGTGGGCAGTGCCTGGGCCGTGGTGGTGCTGATCAACGGGTTCGTGGGTGCGTCACTGGGTATGATCCTGTTCTCCAGTGCTATCCAGGCCATTCCTAAATCTATCCTTTATGCCAGTGAAGTAGACGGTGCGAACCGCTGGCAGCAGGTACGTTACATCATCCTGCCGCAGTTACGCTGGCCGATACTGTTCACTACCAGTTATACGACCCTGTCGTTACTGACATCCTTTGAATACATCCTGCTGTCGACGGAAGGCGGCCCGGGGAATACCACCAATGTGTGGGCGCTGGAAGCCTACTTTACCGCGCTGAATAACTACGCCGGTAACCTGCAGTACGGTTATGGGGCGGCGATGGCGCTGGTGCTGGTTACCATTGGGATACTGGTGTCGCTGCTGTACCTGCGGCTGTTTAAATTTGATGAGCTGGTTGCCCGGCCGAAAATTGAGAATTGAGGGGAGGCCTGATTATGTCTGATAAAAACAGCAGTAACTTTAAGAGCTGGCCGGTCACCCTGATTCTGGGGCTGTTTTCAGTCCCGCTGCTGGTGATGTATCTGTATCTGTTCATCGATACCTTTACCAACACCGCGCCCGGTTCGCTGATACCCAATGAACTGACGCTGGAACACTGGCGTTTTCTGTGGGAAACCGACCCGGGTACCGTGAGTATCTGGCAGGTGACCCTGAATACGCTGATCTTTGCTTCAGTAATGACGCTGGTGATTCTGTCGGTGTCTCTGACGGCAGGCTATGCGCTTTCCCGTCTGAATATGCCGTTCCGCCGTTTCTTTCTGGCGGGAGTGTTAACCCTGCATGCATTTCCGACGGTTACGCTGGTGATCGCACTGTTTATCGTGCTGCAGTTTCTGGGCCTGTATAACACCCTGATCGGGGTGATCTTTATCAAGGCGGCCCTGATGTTGCCGTTCGGCATCTGGGTGATGAAAGGGTTTTATGACACGGTGCCCTGGGAAATCGAAATGGCCGGCGTACAGGACGGTGCCAGCCGCTTCATGGTGTGGCGTCTGCTGGTGTTACCGCAGATTAAACCGGGACTGATCGCGCTGGGCGTGTTTTCCTTCCTGGAAGGCTGGAGTGAATACCTGATGCCGCAGATCTTTGCACCGGAAGCGGATGTGCAGGTGTTGTCGGTATATCTGGCTTCGCTGATCGCCGATGACCAGAAATTTGATTTCAACCTGTTTAAGTCCATCGGCCTGTTTTATGTGTTGCCGGTGATCGTTTTGTATCTGGTTTTCCAGAATAAGCTGATGAACATTTACGGTGGAGGCTCGAAAGGCTGATGCGTATCCTGCTAGATAATTTCACCAAGAAGTTTGATGACGTAACTGTCATCAATAACATGAATCTGGAAGTCCGCGATGGCGAAATGATGGCGCTGCTGGGGCCTTCCGGCTGTGGCAAGTCCACCACACTGTTTTCCATTTGCGGGATCTATCAGTGCAACGGCGGCCGTATTCTGTTCGGCGAACGGGATGTGTCCCACGTGACTTCCCAGCACCGTAATGTCGGCGTTGTGTTTCAGAACTACGCGCTGTATCCGCACATGTCGATTTTCGACAACATCGCCTTTCCGCTGATGGTTAAGAAAATGCCGGCGGAGCAGATTAAAAAAGAAGTGCATAAAATCGCTGAACTGGTGCATATCGGTAATCTGCTGGAGCGAAAGCCGTCGCAGTTATCCGGCGGTCAGCAACAGCGGGTGGCCCTGAGCCGGGCGCTGGTTCGTAAACCGGATGTACTGTTGCTGGACGAACCGCTGGCCAATCTGGATGCCAAGCTGCGGCTGGAAATGCGCTCTGAAATCCGCCGTATTCAGCAGGAAACCGGCATCACGGCGATTCTGGTGACCCATGATCAGGTCGAGGCCATGTCCATGTGTGACCGCATCGCCCTGATGGATCACGGCAAGATTCTGCAGGTCACCACGCCGAACGACATGTACCACAACCCGCAGACGGATTTCGTTGCAGGCTTCCTCGGTAATCCGCCGATTGCCTTTCTGGACGGAACCATTGCCAACGGTCAGATCCGGCTGAAAGACTCTGCCATTCACTTGCCGATGCCATCCCGGGTACCGGCTCAGCCGGACGGCAAGATCGTGCGTTTAGGCGTGCGCCCTGAATACTTCGGTAATGAAGCAGGTATTGAATTGCAGGGGGAAGTCAGCTTTGTGGAAACCCAGGGGCGGGAAAATCTTTACGATGTCCGGCTGGGGAACGGTGCTGTGCTGCGGTCTATTCAGCCGGTACGGGCAAATGCAGCTCTGGGAGACAGCGTCAGCTGGCCGCTGAATACCGAACAGGTACTGATCTTTGATGAGCAGGGGCAGCGGGTTGCATGAACCGGTCAGCAGCACTGATACCAAAACTGACAACCGCTGACTGGCCCTGTGCAAGGTTTGCCGGGCCGCGGATTATCGGTCACCGGGGCGCCAGTTATCACGCCACAGAAAATACCCTGGCGGCGTTCCGTACCGCAGCACTGCTTGGGGCGGATATGTGGGAGCTGGACGCCAGGCTGACTGCCGATGGCGTCTGTGTCGTCAGCCATGATGACAGCCTGATGACCGTCTTCGGGGCCGATGCGCATATTTCAGCTCTGAGTTTTAACGAACTGCGTGAAAGGGTGCCACAGGTGCCGAGCTTTGCGGAAGTCATGGCGCTGGCCACTGAGACAGGCTGCGGTCTGTATATTGAGCTGAAAGCTGCCACGGCAGGCCCGGTAGCACTGCAACAATTGCGGGAGGCCAGCTTTACCTACGCAGCAATAGGCTCATTCATTGTCGATTGGGTTAAACCGCTGGCGGCTGCCGGGTGTGAGTATCCGTTATCCGTACTTGTACCGGTCGGAGCAGATCCGTTTGCCATGGCCGCTGAAGCCGGAGCTGATGCAATTCATCTGTGCTGGGAGCGGGCCAGCAATACACCACAGACCCTTGTCACCCCTGAGCTACTAAGCAGGGCGGCTGAGGAGCAGCTTGAAGTGGTACTTTGGCATGAGGAGCGGCCCGCTGTTATTCAGGCGCTGATGCAACTGCCGATACTTGCCGTATGCAGTGACCGGCCTGAGCTGCTGGTACCGTACCCGGGTTCACCGGCACGGCCGCTGCAGACAACCGCAGAGCTGCCACAGCCAGTATGCCACCGGGGAGCCGAGCTGATTGCCCCGGAAAACACCCTGGCTGCTCTGGCCCGTGTCTATGAACAGGGCTTTCAGTGGGCAGAAGTGGATGTACAGGAAACCGCCGACGGTGAGTTAGTCCTCTGCCATGATGAAACTCTGGAACGGACCACCGATGGCAGCGGCCCGGTTAC
This genomic window contains:
- a CDS encoding carbohydrate ABC transporter permease; the protein is MRQRIGLLGLGFMTPALVMVLVFFLIPVVMTAVFGFTNMGTATGISGGEYLLTPKIVKQLEIRGEFDKQSLTALSSNRYQVTEEGLTRAAGAGLKSAYIQGLRDTLLGREYHSKRDFERALKKVKDRPRKVRELKKSAEYFSQSILNRRYLTENEFKTAVTETGIQLSATELEQVLSASYTGWIWTTDNFTSMFSKPDTWVVAFNTLVYVLLVLAFNIGFGLFLALTTFYLPSGQSAFFRAVWLLPRISPPVLYVLLWKWLTWDTGFISTVLGWFGVPAFNYMLGSVGSAWAVVVLINGFVGASLGMILFSSAIQAIPKSILYASEVDGANRWQQVRYIILPQLRWPILFTTSYTTLSLLTSFEYILLSTEGGPGNTTNVWALEAYFTALNNYAGNLQYGYGAAMALVLVTIGILVSLLYLRLFKFDELVARPKIEN
- a CDS encoding carbohydrate ABC transporter permease is translated as MSDKNSSNFKSWPVTLILGLFSVPLLVMYLYLFIDTFTNTAPGSLIPNELTLEHWRFLWETDPGTVSIWQVTLNTLIFASVMTLVILSVSLTAGYALSRLNMPFRRFFLAGVLTLHAFPTVTLVIALFIVLQFLGLYNTLIGVIFIKAALMLPFGIWVMKGFYDTVPWEIEMAGVQDGASRFMVWRLLVLPQIKPGLIALGVFSFLEGWSEYLMPQIFAPEADVQVLSVYLASLIADDQKFDFNLFKSIGLFYVLPVIVLYLVFQNKLMNIYGGGSKG
- a CDS encoding ABC transporter ATP-binding protein is translated as MRILLDNFTKKFDDVTVINNMNLEVRDGEMMALLGPSGCGKSTTLFSICGIYQCNGGRILFGERDVSHVTSQHRNVGVVFQNYALYPHMSIFDNIAFPLMVKKMPAEQIKKEVHKIAELVHIGNLLERKPSQLSGGQQQRVALSRALVRKPDVLLLDEPLANLDAKLRLEMRSEIRRIQQETGITAILVTHDQVEAMSMCDRIALMDHGKILQVTTPNDMYHNPQTDFVAGFLGNPPIAFLDGTIANGQIRLKDSAIHLPMPSRVPAQPDGKIVRLGVRPEYFGNEAGIELQGEVSFVETQGRENLYDVRLGNGAVLRSIQPVRANAALGDSVSWPLNTEQVLIFDEQGQRVA
- a CDS encoding glycerophosphodiester phosphodiesterase — encoded protein: MNRSAALIPKLTTADWPCARFAGPRIIGHRGASYHATENTLAAFRTAALLGADMWELDARLTADGVCVVSHDDSLMTVFGADAHISALSFNELRERVPQVPSFAEVMALATETGCGLYIELKAATAGPVALQQLREASFTYAAIGSFIVDWVKPLAAAGCEYPLSVLVPVGADPFAMAAEAGADAIHLCWERASNTPQTLVTPELLSRAAEEQLEVVLWHEERPAVIQALMQLPILAVCSDRPELLVPYPGSPARPLQTTAELPQPVCHRGAELIAPENTLAALARVYEQGFQWAEVDVQETADGELVLCHDETLERTTDGSGPVTEQSLRALQQLDAGGFFSDFYRGEPLPTLQQVIQLAKQHGGKLYIELKGASPEKVLAAVNAESFIEDCFFWSFSADKLQQLRRLSPQARIMAREEDFSEITAARDSINAWVIEVLVRDGVDLAALAAQVEEAGCQLMFCYQGDDPDVFTRLIDLRPALINQRHPEIFKQQLYRYLCKDT